From the Malus domestica chromosome 17, GDT2T_hap1 genome, one window contains:
- the LOC139193381 gene encoding agamous-like MADS-box protein AGL29, with the protein MSFHSKTVSEVRIRKCTVMDKVIVQQLFTPSLPASIKITNNNIINSKKTSKGGRRIEIKRVEDKNKRHVTFSKRKTGIFNKAAQLNVLTGAEVAGIIVSSNSKVFCFGSPAPDAIINRYLADNNASLFPVDQPDHPTNASNVSIMHGSNKQVEEYMEARTRIEAEKIKRGNNNNNNIDGETGGFWWEKPIETMTNLEELEEYMEALHKLKHNAEVRTNEMIRNI; encoded by the exons atgtcgttccattctaaaacggtgtctgaagtacgtatcaggaaatgcactGTTATGGATAAAGTAATTGTCCAACAGCTCTTCACCCcgtcgttgcctgcttctatcaag ATCACAAACAATAATATTATCAATAGCAAAAAGACTAGCAAAGGCGGAAGAAGGATTGAAATAAAGAGagttgaagataagaacaagCGTCACGTTACCTTCTCCAAGCGCAAAACGGGTATCTTCAACAAAGCGGCGCAACTCAATGTTTTGACCGGTGCAGAGGTAGCAGGGATCATCGTGTCTAGCAACAGCAAGGTATTCTGCTTCGGCAGCCCTGCCCCCGACGCTATCATCAACCGCTACCTTGCAGACAATAATGCCTCCTTATTTCCCGTAGATCAACCAGATCATCCTACTAATGCTTCGAATGTTAGTATAATGCATGGTAGTAATAAACAAGTAGAGGAGTACATGGAAGCTAGGACGCGAATAGAAGCAGAGAAGATCAAGCGTGggaataataataacaataatattgATGGAGAAACAGGAGGGTTTTGGTGGGAGAAGCCGATTGAAACGATGACTAATTTGGAGGAGTTAGAAGAGTACATGGAAGCCTTGCACAAGTTGAAACACAATGCGGAGGTTCGAACCAATGAGATGATTAGGAATATCTAG